A genome region from Labilibaculum antarcticum includes the following:
- a CDS encoding dihydroorotate dehydrogenase electron transfer subunit has translation MKKLVQDFEVLHKEELNKGTFVIDIKASKPLPDIKPGQFVNVLVENATNTFLRRPLSIHFVDYEKNIIKLYIKKLGEGTTKLGDLKLGDRLNIVFPLGNQYSIPKNSKTLLIGGGCGVAPLLYLAKHLKEAGNEVTTILGVRSAYDAVELDSYKEYGRIFVTTEDGSIGEKGYPTQHSVLNEKFDYTFTCGPELMMKAVAAYAKSKDIPCEVSLENTMACGFGACLCCVTDTKRGNICTCTEGPVFNINELKW, from the coding sequence ATGAAAAAATTAGTACAGGACTTTGAGGTACTGCACAAGGAAGAGCTTAATAAAGGGACTTTTGTTATTGATATAAAGGCATCTAAGCCTTTACCTGACATTAAACCAGGGCAATTTGTTAACGTTCTTGTAGAAAATGCAACCAACACCTTCCTTAGAAGACCTTTATCCATCCATTTTGTTGATTACGAAAAGAATATCATCAAATTATACATTAAAAAGCTTGGAGAAGGCACCACTAAATTGGGCGATTTAAAGCTTGGAGACAGGCTAAATATCGTTTTTCCATTAGGAAATCAGTATTCTATTCCTAAAAACTCTAAAACTCTTCTAATTGGCGGTGGCTGTGGTGTCGCTCCTTTATTATACTTGGCAAAACATCTTAAGGAGGCCGGAAACGAGGTTACAACCATATTGGGTGTACGCTCTGCCTACGATGCTGTTGAATTAGATTCTTACAAAGAATACGGGCGTATATTCGTAACTACCGAAGATGGCTCAATAGGCGAAAAAGGCTATCCTACGCAACATTCTGTGCTTAATGAGAAGTTTGATTACACGTTTACTTGTGGACCAGAACTCATGATGAAGGCAGTAGCTGCTTATGCTAAAAGCAAAGACATTCCGTGTGAGGTTTCACTAGAAAACACGATGGCTTGTGGATTTGGAGCATGCTTATGCTGTGTAACTGATACAAAAAGAGGTAATATATGTACATGCACTGAAGGTCCGGTGTTCAATATAAACGAGTTAAAATGGTAA
- a CDS encoding helix-turn-helix transcriptional regulator, whose product MKNRIVQLINSEGLTSSKFADTIGVQRSSISHILSGRNNPSLDFVQKILTSFPKIDPNWLISGSGNMYKSQGSPSLFQEHETDQSPVENQVNQPPKLNKEPISTPRPNQEPVLEMSAFVSGKQIEKVVVFYSDKTFKEYNPS is encoded by the coding sequence ATGAAAAATAGAATCGTTCAGCTGATTAATAGTGAAGGACTAACCTCTTCTAAGTTTGCAGATACTATAGGCGTGCAGCGATCTAGTATTTCTCATATTTTATCGGGTCGTAATAACCCTAGTCTTGACTTTGTTCAGAAAATATTAACATCATTTCCTAAAATCGACCCTAATTGGCTTATTTCAGGTAGTGGTAATATGTACAAATCACAAGGTTCACCTTCCTTGTTTCAGGAACATGAAACGGATCAATCCCCTGTTGAAAATCAAGTTAATCAGCCCCCTAAATTAAATAAAGAACCAATCAGTACTCCACGCCCAAACCAAGAGCCTGTATTGGAAATGAGTGCGTTTGTGTCTGGCAAGCAAATAGAAAAAGTTGTGGTATTTTATAGTGATAAAACTTTTAAAGAATACAATCCTTCCTAA
- a CDS encoding M48 family metallopeptidase yields MPEEKIVLIEDVGEVLFKKNRRFKRLSVRIAPKKGVWVNVPYGITYKDAISFAKQNKAWIITNKVKTARKENKQTLFTPEITFRTHFHQLKLSPSEVNNYSAKLLNGVLEVIYPLTTSIQNGDLQTFIQNSITETLRREANHYLPIRIKELATYCGFSYKSVQIKNTKSRWGSCTHDNKINLNLHLMRLSHELCDMVILHELCHTKVKNHSNDFYELLALHCSELTRKRKEIKNYSTTIY; encoded by the coding sequence ATGCCCGAAGAAAAAATTGTACTAATAGAGGATGTTGGAGAAGTCCTCTTTAAGAAGAATAGACGATTCAAACGTTTATCTGTCCGAATTGCACCTAAAAAAGGAGTTTGGGTTAATGTTCCTTATGGAATAACCTATAAGGATGCTATCAGTTTTGCCAAGCAAAATAAAGCGTGGATAATTACGAATAAAGTTAAAACAGCACGAAAAGAAAACAAACAAACTCTTTTCACTCCAGAGATTACATTTAGAACGCACTTTCATCAATTAAAGCTTAGTCCTTCGGAAGTGAATAATTATTCGGCAAAGCTCTTAAATGGAGTTCTGGAGGTAATCTATCCGCTTACTACTTCTATTCAAAATGGAGATCTACAAACTTTCATACAAAATTCCATTACAGAGACTTTACGCAGAGAAGCAAATCACTACCTACCAATTAGAATTAAGGAATTAGCCACATATTGCGGGTTTTCATATAAATCAGTACAAATTAAAAACACAAAAAGTCGTTGGGGATCCTGCACTCATGATAATAAGATAAATCTAAACCTTCATTTAATGAGATTGTCTCATGAACTTTGCGATATGGTTATTCTTCATGAATTATGCCACACCAAAGTTAAAAATCACTCGAATGATTTTTACGAATTGTTGGCACTACATTGTTCTGAATTAACCAGAAAAAGAAAAGAAATTAAAAATTACTCAACAACCATATATTAG
- a CDS encoding dihydroorotate dehydrogenase, whose product MVNLEVKLKDMILKNPVMTASGTFGYGEEFEDFIDISQLGGILVKGTTRHHREGNPYPRMAETPSGMLNAVGLQNKGVEYFCNNIYPRINHYDTNILVNVSGSVIEDYVETAAMINELDKIPAIELNISCPNVKEGGMAFGTSCASAASVVRAVRKVYKKHLMVKLSPNVTDIAEIAKAVEAEGADSVSLINTLLGMAIDSETRRPLLSTITGGLSGPCVKPVALRMVWQVAQAVNIPVVGLGGIMNAKDAIEFILAGATAIQIGTANFIDPQVSVKIVEGIKDYMIRHQVSDINDLIGAINLK is encoded by the coding sequence ATGGTAAATTTGGAAGTTAAACTTAAGGATATGATTCTTAAGAATCCGGTAATGACTGCTTCCGGAACATTTGGTTACGGTGAAGAATTCGAAGATTTCATCGATATCAGCCAGTTAGGCGGTATCTTGGTTAAAGGTACCACCAGACACCATCGGGAAGGAAATCCTTACCCTAGAATGGCTGAAACACCTTCAGGAATGCTAAATGCTGTAGGTTTGCAGAATAAAGGCGTCGAATATTTCTGCAATAACATATATCCTAGAATAAATCACTACGATACCAATATTTTGGTCAACGTTTCCGGCTCTGTAATAGAAGACTACGTGGAAACAGCTGCAATGATCAATGAATTGGACAAAATACCGGCAATTGAGCTTAATATCTCCTGTCCGAACGTTAAAGAAGGCGGAATGGCCTTCGGAACTAGTTGTGCATCCGCTGCATCTGTGGTTCGAGCAGTTCGCAAGGTGTATAAAAAGCATTTAATGGTAAAGCTTTCACCTAATGTTACTGATATAGCAGAAATAGCTAAGGCTGTTGAAGCTGAAGGTGCTGATTCGGTATCACTTATCAACACATTGTTAGGAATGGCTATAGATTCAGAAACAAGAAGGCCCCTTTTATCTACAATTACAGGAGGTTTATCTGGTCCATGTGTAAAGCCTGTAGCTTTGCGAATGGTTTGGCAGGTTGCTCAGGCGGTGAATATCCCTGTAGTTGGCTTAGGAGGTATCATGAATGCAAAAGATGCTATTGAGTTCATTCTGGCAGGTGCCACAGCCATTCAGATTGGTACAGCTAACTTTATCGACCCTCAGGTGAGTGTGAAGATTGTAGAAGGTATAAAAGACTACATGATTCGTCATCAAGTGAGTGATATTAATGATTTAATTGGTGCTATTAATCTGAAATAG